In a genomic window of Drosophila takahashii strain IR98-3 E-12201 chromosome 3L, DtakHiC1v2, whole genome shotgun sequence:
- the LOC108067365 gene encoding uncharacterized protein isoform X2, whose translation MGCSSNLFWFFILVLITKVYAALASPMPAKIEVHNKTADKNENGKAKVSNYFLHEPYGPNTYAFGYEVDDLQTQNSQFREEKRFANGSIQGSYGYARPDGRIEVTKYKADEDGRYSAQIQIFKAGDEKVKSVWPTERPDILVERSKTESPANVTWDPKSHLNVSVSHVADHVAQQLKEQHGLDLNHIDVTKDVLKPAVLDVLQGKAPAKGQPVQNLIPQQFPIAPFQLPADQETPKATTAEPQKSESSKYNRAKTNNAEKAPQVEETEALLPPPRPLVNSSPSDANWQRRAIEANRREFLANLPNLSEARPE comes from the exons ATGGGATGTTCGtcaaatttgttttggttCTTT ATTTTGGTATTAATCACAAAAGTATACGCCGCGTTGGCCAGTCCGATGCCAGCAAAAATCGAAGTACATAACAAGACGGcagataaaaatgaaaatggaaaagccaAAGTGAGCAATTATTTTCTGCACGAGCCGTACG GTCCCAATACATATGCCTTCGGCTATGAGGTCGATGATCTGCAGACGCAGAACTCTCAGTTCCGCGAAGAGAAGCGCTTTGCGAATGGCAGCATTCAGGGAAGCTATGGATATGCCAGGCCTGACGGTCGCATAGAGGTCACCAAATATAAAGCGGATGAGGATGGGCGTTACTCCGCCCAGATTCAGATTTTTAAGGCAGGTGATGAGAAGGTGAAGTCCGTTTGGCCCACCGAGAGACCCGATATCCTCGTGGAGAGAAGCAAAACGGAGTCACCTGCGAATGTCACCTGGGATCCCAAGAGTCATCTCAACGTGAGCGTCTCCCATGTGGCCGATCATGTGGCCCAGCAGCTAAAGGAGCAGCATGGTCTGGACCTTAACCACATCGACGTGACCAAGGATGTGCTAAAGCCAGCGGTGCTCGACGTGCTGCAGGGCAAGGCCCCCGCCAAGGGTCAGCCAGTTCAGAATCTGATACCACAGCAATTTCCCATAGCTCCCTTTCAACTGCCAGCCGATCAAGAAACCCCCAAGGCCACCACTGCAGAACCCCAGAAAAGCGAAAGCTCCAAATACAACAGGGCCAAAACCAACAATGCCGAGAAGGCTCCCCAAGTCGAGGAGACGGAGGCACTCTTACCGCCGCCCAGGCCACTGGTCAACAGCAGTCCAAGCGATGCAAATTGGCAACGGCGAGCCATTGAGGCAAATCGCCGTGAATTCCTGGCCAATTTACCCAACCTAAGTGAGGCCAGGCCAGAGTAA
- the LOC108067366 gene encoding uncharacterized protein, protein MICLSRLVVINLPSVWPSTRSEKKDSKASKACAPPTGLRDFQRPLQFHTKRGYIKWFSKLSRCQRTRYIPGRMHPRL, encoded by the exons atgaTTTGCCTATCACGTCTGGTCGTAATAAACTTGCCCAGTGTCTGGCCATCGACACGATCTGAAAAGAAGGACTCCAAAG cTTCTAAAGCTTGTGCCCCACCAACTGGACTGAGGGATTTCCAGAGACCTTTGCAGTTCCACACAAAAAGAGGCTATATCAAGTGGTTCAGCAAACTGAGTCGCTGCCAGAGAACTCGTTATATTCCGGGTAGAATGCATCCCAGATTGTAG
- the LOC108067365 gene encoding uncharacterized protein isoform X1 has product MGCSSNLFWFFQILVLITKVYAALASPMPAKIEVHNKTADKNENGKAKVSNYFLHEPYGPNTYAFGYEVDDLQTQNSQFREEKRFANGSIQGSYGYARPDGRIEVTKYKADEDGRYSAQIQIFKAGDEKVKSVWPTERPDILVERSKTESPANVTWDPKSHLNVSVSHVADHVAQQLKEQHGLDLNHIDVTKDVLKPAVLDVLQGKAPAKGQPVQNLIPQQFPIAPFQLPADQETPKATTAEPQKSESSKYNRAKTNNAEKAPQVEETEALLPPPRPLVNSSPSDANWQRRAIEANRREFLANLPNLSEARPE; this is encoded by the exons ATGGGATGTTCGtcaaatttgttttggttCTTT CAGATTTTGGTATTAATCACAAAAGTATACGCCGCGTTGGCCAGTCCGATGCCAGCAAAAATCGAAGTACATAACAAGACGGcagataaaaatgaaaatggaaaagccaAAGTGAGCAATTATTTTCTGCACGAGCCGTACG GTCCCAATACATATGCCTTCGGCTATGAGGTCGATGATCTGCAGACGCAGAACTCTCAGTTCCGCGAAGAGAAGCGCTTTGCGAATGGCAGCATTCAGGGAAGCTATGGATATGCCAGGCCTGACGGTCGCATAGAGGTCACCAAATATAAAGCGGATGAGGATGGGCGTTACTCCGCCCAGATTCAGATTTTTAAGGCAGGTGATGAGAAGGTGAAGTCCGTTTGGCCCACCGAGAGACCCGATATCCTCGTGGAGAGAAGCAAAACGGAGTCACCTGCGAATGTCACCTGGGATCCCAAGAGTCATCTCAACGTGAGCGTCTCCCATGTGGCCGATCATGTGGCCCAGCAGCTAAAGGAGCAGCATGGTCTGGACCTTAACCACATCGACGTGACCAAGGATGTGCTAAAGCCAGCGGTGCTCGACGTGCTGCAGGGCAAGGCCCCCGCCAAGGGTCAGCCAGTTCAGAATCTGATACCACAGCAATTTCCCATAGCTCCCTTTCAACTGCCAGCCGATCAAGAAACCCCCAAGGCCACCACTGCAGAACCCCAGAAAAGCGAAAGCTCCAAATACAACAGGGCCAAAACCAACAATGCCGAGAAGGCTCCCCAAGTCGAGGAGACGGAGGCACTCTTACCGCCGCCCAGGCCACTGGTCAACAGCAGTCCAAGCGATGCAAATTGGCAACGGCGAGCCATTGAGGCAAATCGCCGTGAATTCCTGGCCAATTTACCCAACCTAAGTGAGGCCAGGCCAGAGTAA
- the LOC108067367 gene encoding pro-resilin: MKKRRITSSAGDMDEYGTEEQRIPIPTRLGFRIELRGEETRVCHAQRLFKDLLPLLAALIAGFGMIGACAAVGYSYTRFEGPVAGPEHLITVHDGRGTVDYVARPEYSFAYGVEDGKTRVLQNRKETRNGDEVRGVYSVVDPDGTLRVVKYTADDANGFQAEVITNGVKTLHGHGAEGDAGGGGGTVDNQVRHDSSEAQGAQEEEEGEEEEAPRGGGSPHQGNGQYKVHEDYDEGKDEGGEEDGEEEGEGGGHQEYEGSSEEGYVEADAHSQQEEVSDEDY; the protein is encoded by the exons ATGAAGAAGCGACGCATAACCAGCTCAGCGGGAGATATGGATGAGTATGGAACCGAGGAACAGAGGATTCCGATTCCAACTCGTTTGGGCTTCCGCATTGAATTGCGAGGAGAAGAGACACGCGTTTGCCACGCGCAGCGGCTCTTCAAAGATTTGCTGCCTCTGCTGGCGGCGCTAATTGCTGGTTTCGGAATGATCGGCGCATGCGCAGCGGTTGGCTACTCCTATACGAGATTCGAGGGTCCGGTGGCGGGACCGGAGCACCTGATCACCGTCCACGACGGACGCGGCACCGTGGACTATGTGGCCCGGCCAGAGTACAGCTTCGCCTATGGCGTCGAGGATGGCAAGACGCGTGTGCTGCAGAATCGCAAGGAGACGAGGAATGGCGACGAGGTGCGCGGCGTCTACAG cGTAGTCGATCCGGATGGCACCTTGCGTGTGGTTAAATACACGGCCGACGATGCCAACGGCTTTCAGGCGGAGGTTATTACGAACGGTGTGAAAACGCTGCACGGCCATGGTGCCGAGGGGGATGCGGGTGGCGGTGGCGGAACGGTGGACAACCAGGTGAGGCACGACAGCTCCGAGGCCCAAGGagcgcaggaggaggaggagggcgaggaggaggaggcgccTCGCGGAGGAGGATCACCACACCAGGGAAATGGGCAGTACAAAGTGCACGAGGATTACGACGAAGGCAAGGACGAAGGGGGGGAGGAGGACGGGGAGGAGGAAGGGGAGGGAGGAGGTCACCAGGAGTACGAGGGCAGTAGCGAGGAGGGATACGTCGAAGCGGATGCTCACAGTCAGCAGGAAGAGGTCAGCGACGAGGATTACTAG
- the LOC108067411 gene encoding cuticle protein 8, with amino-acid sequence MKYFVAIALLFAAAQAVPIELGHYAPALVHHAPILSHAVHAVHAEPVAYPKYSFNYGIKDPHTGDIKSQAEERDGDVVKGQYSLVEPDGSVRTVDYTADDHNGFNAVVHKTAPTKIIAHAPVLHAAPVLAHAPLLHHY; translated from the exons atgaAG TACTTCGTTGCCATCGCTCTGCTGTTCGCCGCCGCTCAGGCCGTCCCCATCGAGCTGGGACACTACGCCCCTGCGCTGGTCCACCACGCGCCCATCCTGTCCCATGCCGTCCATGCCGTCCACGCCGAGCCGGTGGCCTATCCTAAGTACTCCTTCAACTACGGCATCAAGGATCCCCACACCGGCGACATCAAGTCGCAGGCCGAGGAGCGCGACGGTGATGTTGTGAAGG GCCAGTACTCCCTGGTTGAGCCCGATGGTTCGGTGCGCACCGTCGACTACACCGCCGACGACCACAACGGCTTCAACGCAGTTGTCCACAAGACCGCCCCCACCAAGATCATCGCCCATGCGCCCGTGCTGCATGCCGCCCCCGTGCTGGCCCACGCCCCCCTGCTGCACCACTACTAA
- the LOC108067365 gene encoding uncharacterized protein isoform X3 — protein sequence MPAKIEVHNKTADKNENGKAKVSNYFLHEPYGPNTYAFGYEVDDLQTQNSQFREEKRFANGSIQGSYGYARPDGRIEVTKYKADEDGRYSAQIQIFKAGDEKVKSVWPTERPDILVERSKTESPANVTWDPKSHLNVSVSHVADHVAQQLKEQHGLDLNHIDVTKDVLKPAVLDVLQGKAPAKGQPVQNLIPQQFPIAPFQLPADQETPKATTAEPQKSESSKYNRAKTNNAEKAPQVEETEALLPPPRPLVNSSPSDANWQRRAIEANRREFLANLPNLSEARPE from the exons ATGCCAGCAAAAATCGAAGTACATAACAAGACGGcagataaaaatgaaaatggaaaagccaAAGTGAGCAATTATTTTCTGCACGAGCCGTACG GTCCCAATACATATGCCTTCGGCTATGAGGTCGATGATCTGCAGACGCAGAACTCTCAGTTCCGCGAAGAGAAGCGCTTTGCGAATGGCAGCATTCAGGGAAGCTATGGATATGCCAGGCCTGACGGTCGCATAGAGGTCACCAAATATAAAGCGGATGAGGATGGGCGTTACTCCGCCCAGATTCAGATTTTTAAGGCAGGTGATGAGAAGGTGAAGTCCGTTTGGCCCACCGAGAGACCCGATATCCTCGTGGAGAGAAGCAAAACGGAGTCACCTGCGAATGTCACCTGGGATCCCAAGAGTCATCTCAACGTGAGCGTCTCCCATGTGGCCGATCATGTGGCCCAGCAGCTAAAGGAGCAGCATGGTCTGGACCTTAACCACATCGACGTGACCAAGGATGTGCTAAAGCCAGCGGTGCTCGACGTGCTGCAGGGCAAGGCCCCCGCCAAGGGTCAGCCAGTTCAGAATCTGATACCACAGCAATTTCCCATAGCTCCCTTTCAACTGCCAGCCGATCAAGAAACCCCCAAGGCCACCACTGCAGAACCCCAGAAAAGCGAAAGCTCCAAATACAACAGGGCCAAAACCAACAATGCCGAGAAGGCTCCCCAAGTCGAGGAGACGGAGGCACTCTTACCGCCGCCCAGGCCACTGGTCAACAGCAGTCCAAGCGATGCAAATTGGCAACGGCGAGCCATTGAGGCAAATCGCCGTGAATTCCTGGCCAATTTACCCAACCTAAGTGAGGCCAGGCCAGAGTAA